In Gimesia benthica, a single window of DNA contains:
- a CDS encoding DUF2071 domain-containing protein, with the protein MDNLTFNDELLARQPARGIDVETTLAHFAIITCLIDPAVLRPLIHPRFQLDLVEVDGQERALLSVVPFMDQDFRFVRFPWIRWRFGQTNYRVYVTDTQTGEHVAWFIGTSLDSWTVSIPRHLWKLPWHRAHISFDCNYDETTRRYTRYRMQTTDSWADAEVELQDTGQPPHRTVRL; encoded by the coding sequence ATGGACAATCTCACCTTCAACGACGAACTCCTCGCACGCCAGCCTGCTCGTGGTATTGATGTTGAAACCACGCTCGCGCACTTCGCCATCATCACCTGTCTGATCGACCCGGCAGTACTTCGTCCGTTGATCCATCCCCGCTTCCAACTCGACCTGGTGGAAGTCGATGGACAGGAGAGGGCACTACTCTCAGTGGTCCCCTTCATGGATCAGGACTTCCGCTTCGTCCGCTTTCCCTGGATCAGATGGCGTTTCGGCCAGACGAACTATCGAGTATACGTCACTGATACCCAAACCGGCGAGCACGTTGCATGGTTCATCGGTACGTCCCTGGACTCCTGGACCGTTTCCATCCCCCGACATCTCTGGAAACTCCCCTGGCATCGGGCGCATATCAGCTTTGACTGTAACTACGACGAGACAACACGCCGTTATACTCGCTATCGCATGCAGACAACTGACAGTTGGGCCGACGCGGAAGTCGAACTTCAGGATACCGGCCAGCCCCCCCACCGAACTGTCAGGCTTTGA
- a CDS encoding HDOD domain-containing protein gives MSLPITRQTQFSEDLAINSFQYHALIVDDEPSLRQLLARALSKVGIRCDTAENGMAALDMCQRHTYDLVIVDLKMPQMNGHALCLQLIQRQDQRPEICVLTGIMQDLIDEDLRKRGIKHLYRKPVDYKEFSQNMLEILKKSAAAHTKDSKPIQTASAAATPSSSKHNVVVLSPDTSFCHRIVLASAESPLDVIIALSTDHLLEIVNEKRVDLLIIDQEISGFLRGNQIVERLHADLINIPAFLRGSRDSIERLNIDNCQGVERTIEEDTNETEILNMAYGFMSRLSHHCLMIDSAARRLVTEFSDVPPIPHVLTRLAEHAARSSLEISIPQLVSEIETDSRLTSELIKVANSSQVAASSKQKDLKGIVTLLGPRQAIAICLSLGLRTVHSKLMKPWAEEFRHWYLKRTSLIAATAESVARYYDSVPPETAYLLGILQDIGILVLAEHYGEVYFERVVKRVRNIPTLQFTTSENMVTNTDHGMVSAAVLQSWSFPFSIVQPVYAHHKDDSDMNLPIMTQGLVRCMRVAEAFAEMCDQPVPQRILKVNQLLSEYYDKGRMDSQDVFLTAIEKTNKMTEVLHTPPLSSDELEKIVSQLRESDPKHS, from the coding sequence GTGAGTCTGCCGATCACACGACAGACTCAGTTTTCGGAGGATTTAGCCATAAATTCTTTTCAATACCACGCCCTGATTGTTGATGATGAACCATCCCTGCGGCAATTGCTGGCCCGGGCACTGAGCAAGGTTGGTATTCGCTGTGATACGGCAGAAAACGGTATGGCTGCCCTGGATATGTGCCAGCGCCATACTTATGACCTGGTGATCGTTGACCTCAAAATGCCGCAAATGAATGGACACGCCTTATGTCTGCAGTTGATCCAACGGCAGGACCAGCGACCGGAAATCTGTGTGCTCACCGGCATCATGCAAGACTTAATTGACGAAGATCTGCGGAAGCGGGGTATCAAACACCTCTATCGCAAACCCGTTGATTACAAAGAATTTTCGCAGAACATGCTGGAGATCCTGAAGAAAAGTGCCGCTGCTCACACAAAAGATTCGAAACCGATTCAAACGGCCTCTGCCGCCGCAACCCCCTCCAGCTCGAAGCACAATGTCGTTGTCCTGAGTCCCGACACGTCGTTCTGTCACCGTATTGTACTGGCTTCCGCTGAATCGCCCCTGGATGTAATCATCGCCCTCAGCACTGATCACCTGCTGGAGATTGTAAATGAAAAACGAGTTGATCTGCTGATCATTGATCAGGAAATCTCGGGATTCCTGCGGGGAAATCAGATTGTCGAGCGCCTGCACGCAGACCTGATCAATATTCCCGCATTCCTGAGAGGCTCCCGGGATTCCATCGAACGACTCAACATCGATAACTGCCAGGGAGTGGAACGGACCATTGAAGAGGACACCAACGAAACCGAAATTCTGAACATGGCCTACGGCTTCATGTCGCGTCTTTCACACCATTGTCTGATGATTGATTCCGCGGCCCGCCGCCTGGTCACCGAATTCAGTGATGTACCTCCCATTCCACATGTACTCACCAGGCTTGCCGAACATGCTGCCCGCTCGTCTCTGGAAATTTCGATCCCGCAACTGGTCAGCGAAATTGAAACCGACTCGCGATTGACTTCCGAGTTGATCAAGGTCGCGAATTCATCACAGGTTGCCGCTTCATCAAAACAGAAAGATCTCAAAGGCATCGTCACCCTGCTGGGCCCCCGACAGGCAATTGCCATCTGTCTCTCGCTGGGACTGCGGACGGTCCACTCCAAACTGATGAAGCCCTGGGCGGAAGAATTTCGTCACTGGTATCTCAAACGCACCTCGCTGATCGCTGCCACTGCAGAATCAGTCGCCCGTTATTATGATTCTGTCCCACCGGAAACGGCCTACCTGCTGGGGATCCTGCAAGATATCGGCATCCTGGTGCTGGCTGAGCACTACGGGGAAGTCTATTTTGAGCGGGTCGTGAAACGAGTCCGTAATATCCCGACCTTACAGTTCACCACTTCCGAGAACATGGTCACCAATACCGACCATGGGATGGTCTCGGCAGCCGTGCTGCAATCCTGGAGTTTCCCGTTTTCCATAGTGCAGCCCGTGTATGCGCATCACAAGGATGACAGCGACATGAACCTGCCTATCATGACACAGGGGCTGGTCCGCTGCATGCGGGTCGCGGAAGCCTTCGCAGAGATGTGCGATCAGCCCGTCCCACAACGGATTTTAAAAGTAAATCAACTGCTATCTGAATATTACGATAAAGGAAGAATGGATTCGCAGGATGTCTTTCTGACCGCGATTGAAAAAACAAACAAGATGACGGAAGTCCTGCACACACCGCCTTTGTCCTCTGATGAACTGGAAAAAATTGTCAGTCAACTTCGGGAAAGTGATCCAAAGCATTCATGA